A genomic stretch from Bos mutus isolate GX-2022 chromosome 4, NWIPB_WYAK_1.1, whole genome shotgun sequence includes:
- the MTERF1 gene encoding transcription termination factor 1, mitochondrial has protein sequence MSFPKGLGHLTIMVPRKLLYVRSNYLFGSRCWMIRFSTEILFKSVSFRPFSKKCDNADSEPLENEELLNNLLTMGVDVDMARKRQPGVFNRTDTNEQDLQTFLLSKGASKEVIASIISRYPRAMTRTPESLSNRWDLWRRIVTSDLEIVNILERSPESFFRSSDNLNLDNNIKFLYSVGLTHKDLCRLLTNAPRTFSNSLNLNKQMVEFLQEICLSLGHNGPTDFVRKIIFKNPFILIQSTKRIKANIEFLQSTFCLTNEELLSLICGPGAKILDLSSDCMRRSYRNIKDKLSFLGCTAKEIRKFVLSYPDMIFLGEKKFNDKIDCLIEEKVNISQIIKHPRILDSSISTLKSRIKELVNVGYDLSTSNISLLSWSQKRYNAKLKKLYIEQNIVLEN, from the exons ATGAG CTTTCCAAAAGGTTTGGGCCACCTGACCATTATGGTGCCAAGAAAACTCTTGTATGTGAGAAGTAACTATCTCTTTGGTTCAAGATGTTGGATGATCCGATTTTCAACAGAAATCCTCTTTAAATCAGTTTCATTTAGGCCTTTCAGTAAGAAATGTGATAATGCAGACAGTGAACCTTTGGAAAATGAAGAACTGCTGAATAACTTACTTACCATGGGAGTAGATGTTGACATGGCAAGGAAGCGACAGCCTGGAGTTTTTAACAGGACAGATACTAATGAGCAGGACCTGCAGACATTCCTTCTGTCTAAAGGAGCCAGCAAAGAAGTGATTGCTAGCATCATATCAAGATACCCACGAGCCATGACTCGCACACCTGAAAGTCTTTCAAATCGATGGGATCTGTGGAGAAGAATTGTGACATCAGACCTtgaaattgtaaatattttggaACGTTCTCCTGAATCTTTTTTTCGGTCCAGTGACAACCTGAACTTAGATAATAACATAAAGTTCCTCTACTCAGTTGGATTGACCCATAAAGACCTTTGTCGATTGTTGACCAATGCCCCGCGTACCTTCTCCAATAGTCTTAATCTGAATAAACAGATGGTTGAATTTTTGCAAGAAATCTGTTTGTCGTTGGGTCACAATGGTCCCACAGATTTTGTcaggaagataatttttaaaaaccctttcaTCTTAATTCAGAGCACCAAACGGATAAAGGCTAATATTGAATTTTTACAGTCCACGTTCTGCTTGACCAACGAGGAACTGCTTAGTCTGATATGTGGTCCAGGAGCTAAAATCCTAGACCTTTCCAGTGACTGTATGAGAAGAAGCTACAGAAATATCAAAGACAAACTCTCTTTTCTTGGGTGTACTGCAAAAGAGATACGGAAGTTTGTTTTAAGCTATCCAGATATGATCTTCTTGGGAGAGAAAAAGTTTAATGATAAAATAGACTGCCTCATAGAAGAAAAAGTTAACATTTCACAAATAATTAAACATCCTCGGATTTTGGATTCAAGCATAAGTACTTTAAAAAGTCGAATCAAAGAATTGGTAAATGTTGGCTATGACTTGAGTACATCAAACATCAGCCTTCTGTCTTGGAGTCAAAAAAGATATAATGCTAAATTGAAAAAGTTATATATTGAGCAGAACATTGTCCTGGAGAATTAA